The DNA segment atgaaaatgcatttcagaatattttgccATAAAGAAGAGAAATcgagaaagttttcaagaaattacgttgaatggtctttaatttaaaaaataaatttagacaGGAATTCTGTGACGTCGTAAAGggggatatcgacggtgaaactaccaaaccacgtatctcgtttgcggtgttaaaaATCTGCtcgcatttatttttgagtagaccaaatcaatatcattccttgaaattttcacagaattttctccgcacgaagaggaaaaatcacagaaaattcaagacaaagaaattcagaaattcagaaattttcaagactggacgttaagtagtttttcatttaaaaaataaagaatgacaggaagtctgcgacgtcgcaaaccgagatacgtggtttggtagtttcaccgtcgatatgtggttcCGCACTTCGACCATCGATTTGCAATACAGAGAAAAACTGAAACCCGTttgaattttattgcaaaaatttcactaaaaggAGCGCTTTCCATTGGTGGACAGGCAACATGCGAAGCGCTTCGACGAAGTAGCGATGATATCACCCTGTAAATGAAATTTATTGCAGcctgtgctacttgggtgaaGCCCCTTCGCTCCTATTGGACTGAAGTAAACGAGGTGGATGGCGAGGGGGTTCAAGGCATATTacgaatttttaaattctcagTTTCTGAAATGAGTTCGGAACAAGGTTTAATTAGATTTTTCAGCCGAGAATTTTATCTTTACTGTGTGTATCATTACTTCTCCCTTAATGATGCAAAGTTCCTTCAGATCGGGTTGATTACGTTGCAGTCCTTACACAGCCCAAATAAAGCCCCACACTAATGGACGAATTAGAAGTCGATGTAGACATGGCAGTATTCGCCCTATAAGTATATGCATACAGGCTGTTCCATGGGGTTAAATGGCAGTACTATAAGAGCGTGGTCTATGAGTAAAAATAAGGCATTTTTctgctttaaatttttctaaaaaaaaaaacccctgaaggagctacgcccccccccccccccgacaatTACTTGATCGAACAGTTGAACGATAACAGATGTAACgatgaaacagcaaaattcgttAGTAAAAAAGGGGTTGGTAAATAAGAAATCGGTAAGAGCgcaaaaattgacatcattccagACAAACATTAGTGATTTCAGGGAGTTCAGAGTTGTGCTCACTGATGTTTCGAAGAAATTGATACTTCTACCAATTTCGACAACTCTTACCTAAAAATGTACACAATGAGCAAcatgtaatttttaaaggaaaataaaccTTTCACCGGTGCACTTTTGTCTCGAATAAAACttagaaaaaagataaaaaattctccaagtTTTCTCATGGCTGGCTTCAAAAGGAaaagtatacagggtgtcccaaaagtcccttccaccccctctaaaattttacctaattaatattttgaaacgaaactttggggatgttcatcgatcaatgttagctacttttggggccccccaaaattttcgggcccccccgtggggaggggctgcggaccccaacttttttttttcaaatagcgacccctatcttgtgatacctcattcgaaagagcataaaaaactaagaattttggcgcaaaccgcagatcaatatcttaatttttgaccgagttatgataggtcaaaggtcaaatttgacctattttcaaaaaatcataactccgtttcaaattatcgtaatgaaaaaaatgaaacgggaaaatttaccaaattgtaagcacttttaagtaaaaatcacataaattacttcaaactaattttaaggggggtttcggacccccaaatacgtcaattcaaaggtcattcaattttcccgcgaaataagtcaatttcccccagatttgcctccacattagttcagtaaggtcaaaatcagttcaacattacgttggcaagtccccaaattttcgggaaaagtttaaaaaaaaaaaatttttaacggtcaaatttaatcaccttaaatttcgttttttttaaacttttcccgaaatttggggacttgccaacgtaatgttgaactgattttgaccttactgaactaatgtggaggcaaatctgggggaaattgacttatttcgcgggaaaattgaatgacctttgaattgacgtatttgggggtccgaaaccccccttaaaattagtttgaagtaatttatgtgatttttacttaaaagtgcttacaatttggtaaattttcccgtttcatttttttcattacgataatttgaaacggagttatgattttttgaaaataggtcaaatttgacctttgacctatcataactcggtcaaaaattaagatattgatctgcggtttgcgccaaaattcttagttttttatgctctttcgaatgaggtatcacaagataggggtcgctatttgaaaaaaaaaagttggggtccgcagcccctccccacgggggggcccgaaaattttggggggccccaaaagtagctaacattgatcgatgaacatccccaaagtttcgtttcaaaatattaattaggtaaaattttagagggggtggaagggacttttgggacaccctgtataattttGTTAGTTGGGAAACCTAAAGAATTAGGGACCGATTTTCATCAATTCCAGGTTCCTCATCCTCGTCGATCGTGCTTCTTGGGGACATATTCAACGTTCGGGACGTGGTACCGGACCACGACAAATTCAACGACAAAATCAGCTGGGTGCATTTAGTGAGCGACAACTACAAGATGGACCTCATCCTGACCGCAAAAGACCGGCCCTTCTCCATCCTTCCCTCGGACAGATTCGCGGTCACCTTCCGGGAAGACTCGAAATTCATTCGAGGCTCCAAGTTGCCTTTCCGACCGGGTAGTTTCGATGCCGTCATGAACGGCACGCTGTATAAAACACTCGTGTCCGATAACTCGATCCACCCGACCAAATCTGTCGATATTCTCTACATCTCATTTGGTGACTCTTTCCTCAAACTCCGGGCTGCCTCCGGTGAGTTTAGatactttaaaaattgtaaacaactgtttattttgtttcagaagctagctttcaaataaaaaatctgagttgttcttttttttcattttgtagcaattttaaatgtatttagtgcAATCCGTTGGTTTCCGGGTAGCGCAGCGGgcctattattgaaattgatagacaaaactatagacaaagacgacaaaaggggtttgaagggatcctattggtggaaccgggtggttgcaatggacaaaggaggtatacctaggtaatagactaactaacagcaacccatgaGAACCCCTATAGTTAgtagtccatcgttttctccctttATCTACAATATTACCAATTTCAACCTATAGGATTGCTCCGTACTCCCTacatcctctttgtctatagctatgtctatcaatttcaaaaatcaacccgCAGGTTGTTTTAATTTGCGATTACTTGGAGAAACTATTGATACTGTATCGGAGTGTTGaatatgttgcctatctactatGTGAAGGAGCTCCTCttagcaggcccgc comes from the Bemisia tabaci chromosome 7, PGI_BMITA_v3 genome and includes:
- the LOC109043418 gene encoding DNA-directed RNA polymerases I, II, and III subunit RPABC3 translates to MTLSCSEILSIYYLTFVTIVSSFDYGQGDGSKDNVFEQNRNIQQNRPSNVGLDLMHNKDAADVASFKKLLGEARHIFEDSENECDRGQGNHENHLNLFAYGSSKLATSEGSSSSSIVLLGDIFNVRDVVPDHDKFNDKISWVHLVSDNYKMDLILTAKDRPFSILPSDRFAVTFREDSKFIRGSKLPFRPGSFDAVMNGTLYKTLVSDNSIHPTKSVDILYISFGDSFLKLRAASGEFRYFKNCKQLFILFQKLAFK